A single Phytohabitans houttuyneae DNA region contains:
- a CDS encoding SDR family NAD(P)-dependent oxidoreductase: MVVTGGSSGIGLAAAEALARAGDEVVLLGRDPGRLERAVQRVARAGGRTPAAHRADFAVLDEVRRVAADLRAAHPRIDVLVNNAGALGPWRRATVDGYDVTMQVNHLAGFLLSHLLLDNLRAATPGPARLVTTGSLAEAWGWLDPDNPFAPLTRYRSRWLAYGASKQANLLFTVEAARRWAPLGVVPTCFFPGAVLTGFGRTSPLFTLGRAVPMFFRTPERAADTLVWLATAGEALRAGGYFASRAPMPATRRATDPERARRLWEASLTAAGLSA, from the coding sequence GTGGTGGTCACCGGCGGCAGCTCCGGGATCGGGCTCGCCGCCGCCGAGGCGCTCGCCCGCGCCGGTGACGAGGTCGTCCTGCTCGGCCGCGACCCGGGCCGGCTGGAGCGGGCGGTGCAGCGCGTCGCGCGTGCCGGCGGCCGCACCCCGGCCGCCCACCGGGCCGACTTCGCGGTCCTCGACGAGGTGCGCCGGGTCGCCGCCGACCTGCGCGCCGCCCACCCCCGGATCGACGTCCTGGTCAACAACGCGGGCGCGCTCGGCCCGTGGCGCCGCGCGACCGTCGACGGGTACGACGTCACGATGCAGGTCAACCACCTCGCCGGGTTCCTGCTCAGCCACCTGCTGCTGGACAACCTGCGCGCGGCCACCCCCGGCCCGGCCCGGCTGGTCACCACCGGGTCGCTCGCCGAGGCGTGGGGGTGGCTCGACCCCGACAACCCGTTCGCGCCGCTGACCCGCTACCGCAGCCGCTGGCTGGCGTACGGCGCGAGCAAGCAGGCCAACCTGCTCTTCACGGTCGAGGCCGCACGCCGGTGGGCGCCGCTCGGCGTCGTGCCGACCTGCTTCTTCCCGGGCGCGGTGCTGACCGGCTTCGGCCGCACGAGCCCGCTGTTCACGCTGGGCCGAGCCGTGCCGATGTTCTTCCGCACGCCCGAGCGGGCGGCCGACACGCTCGTCTGGCTCGCCACCGCCGGCGAGGCGCTGCGGGCTGGCGGGTACTTCGCGTCCCGGGCGCCGATGCCCGCCACCCGCCGCGCCACCGATCCGGAGCGGGCCCGCCGCCTGTGGGAGGCGAGCCTCACCGCCGCCGGACTTTCCGCCTGA
- a CDS encoding SigE family RNA polymerase sigma factor, with amino-acid sequence MTFEEYAASRSPALLRYAAVLTGDRELAEDIVQEVLARAHARWSRITRHGAPDLYVRRMVTNEFLSWRRGRWTRLIPIGRLAEDHRPLWMAAQRDAATVHAERDALLTELARLPRRQQVVLVLRYYEGLSDGEIADVLGCGPSTVRGYASRALATLRVELDPVDLHRRQAALVRKDQ; translated from the coding sequence ATGACCTTCGAGGAGTACGCCGCGTCGCGGTCTCCCGCGTTGCTCAGGTACGCCGCCGTGCTCACCGGGGACCGGGAGCTCGCCGAGGACATCGTGCAGGAGGTGCTCGCCCGCGCGCACGCGCGGTGGTCGCGGATCACCCGGCACGGCGCGCCGGACCTGTACGTGCGCCGGATGGTCACCAACGAGTTTCTGTCCTGGCGGCGGGGGCGCTGGACGCGGCTGATACCGATCGGCCGCCTCGCGGAGGACCACCGTCCCTTGTGGATGGCCGCGCAGCGGGACGCGGCGACCGTGCACGCCGAGCGCGACGCCCTGCTCACCGAGCTGGCCCGGCTGCCGCGCCGGCAGCAGGTCGTGCTCGTGCTCCGCTACTACGAGGGTTTGTCCGACGGCGAGATCGCGGACGTGCTGGGCTGCGGGCCGAGCACGGTACGCGGCTACGCCTCGCGCGCGCTGGCCACACTCCGCGTCGAACTGGACCCCGTCGACCTGCACCGCAGGCAAGCCGCTCTGGTCAGGAAGGATCAATGA
- a CDS encoding DUF998 domain-containing protein translates to MGSASRAAALAAVACFVGGAVAVTVAVVAGPAAGWTGYVSEAGIGSGGYPAVYRIGVLVFAAGLLPLSVVAAGTSRVAAALFAGAAVGGALSGVATCSEGCPLPPFEAATVADLVHGVASIAAVGACVLAMPVVATRATTRLRRASLAAAAVAFPLAAAVGVGMLTIGRGAVVGVTERVLLITVAVWLITLAARLPER, encoded by the coding sequence GTGGGATCGGCAAGCCGCGCCGCGGCGCTCGCGGCGGTGGCCTGCTTCGTCGGGGGCGCGGTCGCGGTCACCGTCGCGGTGGTCGCGGGGCCGGCCGCCGGCTGGACGGGGTACGTCAGCGAGGCGGGCATCGGATCGGGCGGCTACCCGGCGGTGTACCGCATCGGGGTCCTGGTCTTCGCCGCCGGCCTGCTCCCGCTCAGCGTGGTGGCCGCCGGCACCAGCCGGGTCGCCGCCGCCCTGTTCGCCGGCGCGGCCGTCGGTGGCGCGCTGTCCGGGGTGGCGACCTGCAGCGAGGGATGCCCGCTGCCACCCTTCGAAGCCGCCACCGTGGCGGACCTCGTGCACGGCGTGGCGAGCATCGCGGCGGTCGGGGCGTGCGTGCTGGCGATGCCGGTCGTCGCGACGCGCGCCACCACCCGGTTGCGCCGGGCCTCCCTGGCCGCCGCCGCGGTGGCGTTTCCCCTCGCGGCCGCGGTCGGCGTGGGCATGCTGACCATCGGTCGCGGTGCCGTGGTCGGCGTCACGGAGCGGGTGCTCCTGATCACGGTCGCGGTCTGGCTGATCACGCTCGCCGCCAGGCTGCCGGAGCGCTGA